In the genome of Quercus robur chromosome 3, dhQueRobu3.1, whole genome shotgun sequence, one region contains:
- the LOC126719142 gene encoding uncharacterized protein LOC126719142, with protein MEQQQLLHFCDSKHPLVYSLDYSGGDTCHGCQESVHGPIYYCPNSECSSWYRHHTSCAEVPLGLHHPLHPLHPLILFDEKTVYPEEKEKSKCQVCKESRREYTYRCYRCDFNLHIKCAVLQHEAKFHDHPLTPFWRWITFTCDICGKEGKYAPIVCLPCGFCIHRRCASFPHRVKVVRHRHPLHLTHSSLELRESDSRFCQLCVQKVDTHYGLYYCSKCDFVVHLNCAIDRRNKEDINLLELKDEENEDAELDQFVESATAYEVKNIKVEEDGTEIPTKIKHFSHEHDLKLTDEEVHNNEKCNGCVRAIFPPFYRCVRCSFFLHKSCANLPMKKRNPLHQHPLTLQKMFTLCDACYQECNGFSYTCKSCNFDLDVQCSLVPEILTHEGHKHRLILSYTSFEQSCSSCGDRRKLVFRCTSCEFALDFKCATLPQTIRYKQHEHPFTLSYAAEDDSGEYYCDICEEERNPNYWFYYCGDCTYPAHPKCILGKYPNWK; from the coding sequence ATGGAGCAACAACAGCTTCTACATTTTTGCGATTCAAAGCATCCCTTGGTCTACAGTCTAGACTACAGTGGTGGAGATACTTGTCATGGGTGCCAAGAATCAGTTCATGGTCCTATCTACTATTGTCCAAATTCAGAATGCAGTAGTTGGTACCGTCATCATACATCATGTGCGGAAGTACCCCTTGGGTTGCACCATCCCTTGCACCCATTACATCCTCTTAttctttttgatgaaaaaacTGTTTATcctgaagagaaagaaaagagcaAATGCCAAGTCTGTAAAGAATCTCGCAGGGAATACACTTATCGCTGTTACCGTTGCGACTTCAACCTTCACATCAAATGTGCTGTTTTACAACATGAAGCTAAATTCCACGATCACCCATTGACTCCCTTTTGGAGGTGGATTACGTTCACTTGTGACATTTGTGGCAAAGAAGGCAAGTATGCTCCCATTGTGTGTCTCCCATGCGGTTTTTGTATTCATAGAAGATGCGCTTCTTTCCCACACAGAGTCAAAGTTGTACGTCACAGACACCCACTACACCTTACCCATTCTTCTCTTGAACTCCGTGAATCCGACTCCCGATTTTGTCAACTCTGTGTTCAAAAGGTGGACACACACTACGGGCTTTACTATTGCTCCAAATGCGATTTTGTTGTCCACCTCAATTGTGCTATAGATCGGAGAAACAAGGAGGACATAAATTTGCTGGAACTTAAAGATGAGGAGAACGAAGATGCAGAGCTCGATCAATTTGTTGAGTCAGCAACAGCTTACGAAGTCAAAAATATCAAAGTGGAGGAGGACGGAACTGAAATacccacaaaaattaaacacttCAGTCATGAGCATGACTTAAAGCTCACTGATGAGGAGGTTCACAATAACGAAAAATGCAATGGATGTGTAAGAGCCATTTTCCCTCCTTTTTATAGATGTGTCAGATGTAGCTTCTTTCTTCATAAATCTTGTGCTAATTTACCAATGAAAAAGCGAAACCCACTTCATCAACACCCACTCACCCTCCAAAAGATGTTCACCTTGTGTGATGCTTGTTACCAGGAATGTAATGGTTTCTCCTACACTTGTAAGTCATGCAACTTTGATCTTGATGTTCAATGTAGTTTGGTCCCAGAAATCCTTACCCATGAAGGTCATAAGCACCGACTCATCCTCTCCTACACAAGCTTTGAACAGAGTTGCAGTAGTTGTGGTGATAGAAGAAAACTAGTATTCCGTTGTACTAGTTGTGAATTTGCACTTGACTTTAAATGTGCGACACTACCACAAACCATAAGATACAAACAACATGAGCATCCCTTCACTCTCAGTTATGCAGCTGAAGATGACTCTGGTGAATATTATTGTGATATTtgtgaagaagaacgaaacccAAACTATTGGTTCTACTACTGTGGAGATTGCACTTATCCTGCACATCCCAAATGTATTCTTGGGAAATATCCAAATTGGAAGTAA